From Anastrepha obliqua isolate idAnaObli1 chromosome 3, idAnaObli1_1.0, whole genome shotgun sequence:
GCAAGTGACagttttcaaatagttttataACAAATATTTCCTCATAATTTGAGCTCGTTTTTGCAGTACTACTTTTTGgcttataaaattgtttaactaTTGGTGCGTGTGTGTAATGTGTAAAAGTGTATTCAATTCTAAAgtgtaaaatattaaatgcccagGCTTACAAAAAATCGGCTTtcgatattttatttgtttaacgccatttctcatttttatatgcacatacacaaacatttgGACTTTTGACAAAACAACTTAAGTCGACTTAGCATTTTTTAGATGTTAATGTAATATTTAAAGTATTAATACTTGATAATCTTAGTTAGGgaattcattttaataaaattctaataaataatcGAATTTCTCCGTTTTCATAGTTTATTGATCTGAAAGCAAATCTTAGCAAAGCCAGGTAAAGTGTTTTGTCAACAGTCCACTGATTTGTATGTTCAaatcattcaaaataaaagGTTATACCTATGAGCAAGTTTTAGCAGAGCCgattttgagatttttaatttttccaaattattttagATACATTTTTCAATCGCTGTGCAGTagttttgtgtgtgtttttaacGCATTTCTAGACTACTTTACTTTACTATGTATATACTACTTTTCTCagttcaatattaattttttattttatttttttttttttttgtgttaaattatTTCCATTTACGCTTCTAAttgtgcttatttatttattttagtttattttttccgtTACGCTATACCTGACGGCCGTGATACGACTAATACTCCAAACGTACATATTTACGCACACACGCATGTTGCTTCTACCTACAATAACTGCTAAGTATTATCATAAACGTacatttattatacaaaaaacacaattcaataaaaattaattgaaactttcaaattaaaaattaccttAATAACCTGGCCTTAAGTACTCTAAATCTTGTGTCGACATAATACAACATACAACATATGGACTTTAGTATCGATACCTTTTGCTCATACAGTTAGCAATAAAAgtataaacaagaaaaatgccATTTAACTGCCTTACCTCTCGCACGGCATTTCGCCTATATTCTTTGTGATCGCCATGCGTTTGGCTTCTTCCTTCTTGCGGCGATCTTCAGCTGCAGCCTTCATTGGATCGTACGTGGAACGTCGTTTCCACATGGCCATTTCTGCCTCCTTTTGTTTAGTGACTGTGAATgcattgaaatttaattaaaaagaaagaaatgccGCTcacgtttcaaaaaaaaaaaaatggagaaatacATGCAAATGCAGTAAAGCGTAATGACACTCACCCGACTGGTCTCTACGCACCGCTGATGAGGCTCGACCAAcaccaacaccaccaccaccaccaccgccaagCGTAGTGCCGCTCGTGGTCATGCACGAGGCCACCGAGCGTACACTGCGATTGCTGGTGCGTGTCGGATCCGCACGACTCAACCCCATCGATGAGCTACTCGGACTGCGCTTCATTACATCGCCCGCCAATGTTGACGTCTTTAATGTGCTTTTCGATTCGTTCTTGCGTAGAAAATTATTGCCCTGCACCGGCTTGTACTTTGAAATGTCCAAATACTTGGGTTGTACGCGTTGATTTGTCAGTTTCGTTGTCGATGGCACTGCGGCGGCGGTTTGCAGTAACTGCTTCTTTGCCGAGGCCAAAGAATTCGGTACCTGCGATGCTAAGCGACTGAGACTGGTGTCACGCGGCACTGATTGACGCGCCGTAGCGGCACCGCCGCCAGACCGTGGTGCACTACGTATGCCACGTCGTGGCAATTCAGGCGTGTTGGGGCATGCCATTACGCCACATGAACCACCTTGTTGCTGTTGCAACTTCGACACAGGCGCTGAAGATGGTTTGCTCGCACCGGAACTGACGCCGCCGCTTACGCGTTGCTTGCTACGCTCGATACGCATCAGTAGCGCCTTGTTGAGACGAGTATTCGACAGTGGTACAGCTGATGTATTCCCCACTTCCGCTTGCACATCGTCCTCGTGTTGATAGTAATGCTCAttgtcttcctcttcctcttcgaCTTCCTCAGCACCACTTGAATAATATTCTTCACCTATGTCATCCTCATCGTTGATGTAATATTGGAAATTTTCATCGTAGTCACCGATTGCTTGTCGGAAATTATTGCTGCTTGCCGATTTTTTGATGATGCTACTGTTGCTGCCCGCCACTGCCGCTGCGGACTGCCCATCGCCGCCGCCAACCAGCGAATAATTATGTCGTGCCGCCGGTGGTGTGTAGATATTCGAAAATTGTGGACGCGCCGCGCGCTGCGTTGTCACTATTTTCGCCGAAAACGAACTGGAACGACGCAATGGCGACTCCTGACCGCTTTGCCCAGCTTGCGCTTGTGCCTGCGCATTTGCCGCTGCCACTGCGGCCGCGCGACGTGCTGGTGaattgccaatattgccatcgAAGGAGTTCTTGCGCGCACGCATTTGCCTTGACAAGTATTCACCGCTGGTGAGCAACTTCAATTGCTGCTCATTGAAGCTGCTCGTCATCAGTTGCAAATTTTGTGCATTGCGGCCGTATGGATCATTCGCAGCGACGCGCCGATGCAGCGGCGAGTGATGGTAAGCGCTTCCGCTGGCCGCGGAGGTGGGCGAACCCAGACCATGCTGTGGACTACCGCAGTCGTCTGGCGGCGAGTACAGCGCTGAGGAATGGGCGTGCGAGCGTGCCGAGTGCGCACGTGGTGACGCTGAAGAATGTGTAGTTGGCGGCGATTTAAGCGAATTCTTACGAGACAATGATTGCTGCAAATTATTTATAGCAGCCGCTGTCTTCTGCAAATATATATCCGATTCTTCATCGCCTACGCCACCATGTAATAGCACATTCTGTAGCGGCGCACGCGTACGACTTGCACTGCGCGTCCGCCCAATTGAATGCAGTGGTGAGGGTATTTTCGAAGGACTCTTTGGTGGCTTGCAAATGCCCTCGGCCAGCTGACCGCTGCTGCTGTACGCGCCGCTCGACAACGTCGGATCGCTCGAATAGTCACACTCACCCGACAAACGGTAACGCTCGGCAAGACTGCGATTCAGCTTGGCAGCACTGATGCACTGCTTATTATTGTAAATGCTATCGTCGGTGAGCGAATCAGCAGCAGCTGTATCGGAAGCGCATGTGTAGCTGCGCGTCATCAACGCCGCTTGAGACGCGTCCGAATGTATACGCGTCTTTGACGTTTCTGAAGCGAGGCTGCGTGCGCGCGCATTACGTGCCCACTCCTGTATCCAATCGTTTTTCGTTTGCGCCGTCTTCAACACCGCTGCATCGGATAATTTATGATGTGGGGGTGTTTCCGGCGGCGACTCGATATAACTACGTGTTGCGGCAAATTTCGCCTGTGTGTTGTCCTTTTGATTTGTAAACAAATTCAAACGATACTCCGCCTTCTGATGATCAGTGAAGCCACCTCCAGAATAAGCGCTCGCTGTATTCGCCTTTAATTTCATCTCATTGCTCACATATTCCGACGAGTCGATTTGCGAGGTAGATAAGCCGGATTTTCGCGTTAGTCGCGGACGGGGATCGAGCGCTCCCTGCTTGGCCAATACGCCACTAGTTGTCACACTAGTGAAGCAGCCCAAATCACCATCATCTTCCGTTGGAGTTTTCTGCCCTATGTCACCATGGACCGGTACCGTGGACCTCGTCGCCGAAGCATTGCGCAACACACGTGACTTGATCTTTTCCAAATATGCACCTGCTGACTCATGCGAGCCCAATATAAGATCGCGCTCAGTGTAAGCGCGTGGCGATTGCGGCCCTTGATCCATTTCTGTATCGTGGTAGTAGTTCACCTCGAGAACATTGGAGCGACTATTAGCATGAACTGGTATCTTCGTGTTGCTCAGCTGAGGTCCCGCGTCGCTCACACTAGCGCTGAGCTGCAAATTCTTTGGACGCTGTTGTGCTTTCAATGCCTGTTTCGCGCTCTTGTCGATGTTCATGAGATCTTTTTGCTCCTCCGTATAGTTATCACCATCCAGGGTATAAGTGCCCGTTTCACTTATATTATCCGCCTCCAGGTTATAGTTTTTCAGTTCGGCAAGCGGTGGTTGAGCGCACAAGAAGTCAACCTTTTGCAGTGCCAATTGCATAGCAGTAGAACGCGGCGTAAATTGCGTGCGATTCGCTACCAGGTTGGCAGTACCTTTAGGCAGCTGCAGCGGCGGCGGCTTTTGCTTACTGACGTTTTTACGCGTTGGCGGCAGCGGCTTCTGTATAGCACTCGAACGTTCATTCGCGCGCGTTGCCGATGGCGTCTGCGCGATCGCATGCTGGTCGTGCCCTTGTAACTGTGACTCCTGTGTGCTGGAACGCGGCGACCAACTATGGCGCTTACTGGCGTCGCGTACACGAGACGTACTGCGATCGCGCACACGCAGCTTCACCTTCGGTGGTGCATCTCCAGCGCCACCACTATCGAATGAGTTATCAGCTACGCCGCCACTGTTGCGCCCATGACGTGCACTGGCGCTGGCATTGCCACTGAGCGGTGTGGCAGATATCGAGCTAGTCATTGTGGTTCCTTTGTTGGTAGCATCACCAGCTTCCAGCTTTGACATGGAGGCGCCACGCCGATGACGACTCTGAAAACGCTCCATCATGCTTTTGTAACGCGCTTTAGCAGCTTCCGGATCACAGCCACTATCATTGAAATTATCGATTGTAAAAGCATACGACTGCTTattggttgttgctgttgtcgtGGTATTAGTTGCATTCGAAGCTGATGAATCATCGTCGTGTGGCAACGATTCGCTATTGTCTGCACCGCCAGCGATCAACGCCGCCGTATTCATGTCCGACATAGTGGACGGCGTAATGCAACCACTGTCACTGCCGTTACCGTCCGCACTGAGTTTAATTTTGCCCAAATCGACAGTCGAACTATCGATGCTGCGGCCATGGCTTTCTATGCGTTCGCTTTTGCTTAACATATCTGCGAAAATGTAGAAATTGAGAGAAAAAACACAATTATTTGAAGCGCATATTACAATTATTAAGTGAAACGAAAATGAAaacggaaaaaataaattaaataaaatgaaaatgtgcGCAAGTTGTTGCGATTTGTGCAGCTTAGTGTGCCGAGGCAGCCGTCGCCGAGCAGCTGAGTGGCTGAGTAACAGAGCTGGTGGGTTAGCGGGTGAGGCAAAGTAAAGCAAGTGTAAAAATTTGTTCCATATGCTTTAGTGATTGTTTCTGATTGCTTTCAAGCAACGGTTGCACACGcatgttgttatttttattgtaacacACTGGACAGGCAATTACGGCTGCTGTTATGACACAGTGGAGCAATAAGATAGGGCTGCCAATCGCATTAATTAATTCACCTCCATTTCACTTTCAAGGaaggtttgttttttcttttccatcttCTTCttggtttataatttttacagcgCGTCGACAACTCATTTGTCTATCTGCTCATCCAAGGTTCCCCAATTGATCAGCTAcgcataaatattgtttttaatttttcaaccttAACTTTTCCCATTTGCTCCACTGGCGCTGGAGTTTCATACTTTTTTACTCAGCTTCCAACTACGATCTGTTGCACAACAACGTCGCGTAGCCAATCTATGCACACGTCTATGCGGCAAGTGAAGGCCAGAGTTCGAACGAAACTTACACTTACATGATTTTTCTACCGAACTTTGCTCTACGCAAGCGCCGATGCTCTACTTTAACTCATCAATAAAAGAAAATGGCAACGGTGAATTTGTTTCAGCATTTTGCGTTGAAACTCTGCATTTCACTTTACCTTTTCACTTTTTAACGTGTTTCTCTTTTTGCTAATAATAGCAGCAAAGCCGTTGGCAGATaacattttcttatttactATTACTACGCGCAATCTATAAAACCGTATAATAAACAACGCGAAAAGCCcacgcacatgcacacacatacatatatgtatacgtaaataaatgttttttattttacaaatattgtaTATGAATACAAGCACGCCAGAGGATAAGTACCAATCTTGGCGTTTTTGCGATTTGCGATCGGTGTTCTTGTTTAGAACGCAGCCACTTAAGTGGAATGCCAAGTAGCGGTAATTCTGTATACATTTTAATTAAGCAGCAGGGAAGAACCCACAACTATTCgcaagtaaataataataataatatacatatgtatgtatgatacatCCAAACACATGTTCATATATGAGTATAAATCAAAGATTTCAGACAATCGATGCGATCGAAGTTAATACGTGGAAGATATACCAGCCGCTATTTGGCGGATCATTGGAAAagcattattttcaataagaaatttactttaaagcataacaacaaataaccgaacaaaatttgtattgaatgACGATCGTCAAAACGGCGAATCCACTACTCTTTTAGAAAACCGAGAGACGACCGTTGACTCGAAGTGTATcagaaaactaaattaaatgcttTAGGTCTACAAAAAATTgaacataaaatttgttttttttcatataaggagaTAAATTCATGACGCTTCAAAAATGACGTTTCAGCTGTGGCCAAACAACTGATAACTTTTTCTGTAAAGATAAGCGTCTGAAATATTTAAGGTGAGGTAGACAAGTTCATACAAAAAGTACGAAAAAATGAAAGTGCAAGCGCTAAACTGATTATTTGTGAACTACaaattaattcataaaaaagaaCTCTTCGGGTTGAAGCACCACCGTAAACGCCGTAATCGGATAAAGTTTCCTGCCAAGTCTCGAGAGAAAAGAACACGTGAGGGAGCGGATAAATGTCAATatgaagatttccatcactcaaaagttattcaaaacaaaattggattgaATAGACTGCAATGTATGAATTTGTTCGATATGAACAAAACACGATGGTTTATTTCACAATTAAAAGAGCGCCGCACAGATAATAAACTTAGCTCCTGAGAATACTGCGTTAATGAAACCGCATGCTGTTGAAGAAATTAGAGAaagattatatgtatatatgtgcttacatacatacatacatatatgtatatcttgaCACGCacgtaaaatattcaaaaagggAAGTGAAATGATCGTGGGCTGCaagctaaaatattatattattaaaaatatagaattCATATGCAGATGAGCGCACAGGTTGGTGGCAACCAAATATGGTTAAAGATGTTCTTTATATGTATTCGTAAATGattcttaaattttgtaaaaaaacaaaaaacatcaaaacaaaGGTAGGAAAGAATTAGTCATAAGTCAGGGTGCGACAAACCGCAGCCAGAAATGGCTGTCGGAAAATTACGTTAAATGTTGTTGTAGTAGATAAAATAAGATACAGATTAGCTCACCTGAAATACaaatattgccaaaaaaaaaccacacaGCCCTGCGCTATTGTGTTGAACAACTCTACTTTTCTGTAGGTGATTCATGGCTTAAGCACTTAGCGCATTGAAACCCATATACGCTGaaaggcacacatacatacacatgcatgtaaAAGTGGAGGTAAGTAAACAGAAGTTACAAAAAGTAAACAGACAACGTGTAAATGGAGAAATTATAGGCAGTAAGAAACTTCTTGCCTCACGTTTTTACACGCATACGCAaagtaagtatttttttcataaattttgcataaacaCACATTTTTAGAAGACTCCAGGTGCTGAGTACATTTTCACTTAATTCAGGTCTATCGGTCAACGTATACCCAACCGCGCAATAGAACCAATAAaacttgtatatacatacatacatatgttgatgtagaacacatacatacatatgtgcatacagagTTGCGATTTGCAAAGCGGTGAGTCAGTCAACCAGTCACTTACAAAACAACGTTTcaatttggtttatttcaaaACGCACAAAACTCCAACGACAATAGtatcaaaacgaaaaaaatagttttattaaaataacaatGTATGGATATGGAAAAAGTGGGTAAACCAAATTAGATAATACGCGAATTTGAACGtaaatgtgtgtgcgtatgcgaATGTGCTGCCTGGAGCAAGCGTCAAGCTCGGCGTGAACACAATCTGAATGACAATTAACATTTTTAGCAAAAAGCAATGCAACCAGTCAGCGCACAGCCGCCACAAAGGCATAAGCCACAACAAGCGCAACAACAATGCAGTTAACAATGATCGCAAGctttaaatgttgaaaatgcatggaaataaaagcaaataaaagcaaatatgtacatacgagtacgaGTAAGAcgctaataaaaaacaaaagtacgactaataaaaaagcatttttacaaaataaatttgttcgagTGAATGATGTGAGACTGCCG
This genomic window contains:
- the LOC129242644 gene encoding uncharacterized protein LOC129242644; this translates as MTSYATANDSNTTVATTATMENANVANASTTIASQPSTASVANTSAGAENVDGTRNFHTTIERSLYESPTTPTTYDCDVPLKLGETTLQQQQPQQDQQALDTPTSNCCTDYDCDSFSDGHEKTDTTPENLKKIDDVIEQRQYQQQLKNRSSSHYLSNSQAMASSATDCDRDIVGAGSGGYGVGLAVAVDDSNAKICFGKPLCSEKDMLSKSERIESHGRSIDSSTVDLGKIKLSADGNGSDSGCITPSTMSDMNTAALIAGGADNSESLPHDDDSSASNATNTTTTATTNKQSYAFTIDNFNDSGCDPEAAKARYKSMMERFQSRHRRGASMSKLEAGDATNKGTTMTSSISATPLSGNASASARHGRNSGGVADNSFDSGGAGDAPPKVKLRVRDRSTSRVRDASKRHSWSPRSSTQESQLQGHDQHAIAQTPSATRANERSSAIQKPLPPTRKNVSKQKPPPLQLPKGTANLVANRTQFTPRSTAMQLALQKVDFLCAQPPLAELKNYNLEADNISETGTYTLDGDNYTEEQKDLMNIDKSAKQALKAQQRPKNLQLSASVSDAGPQLSNTKIPVHANSRSNVLEVNYYHDTEMDQGPQSPRAYTERDLILGSHESAGAYLEKIKSRVLRNASATRSTVPVHGDIGQKTPTEDDGDLGCFTSVTTSGVLAKQGALDPRPRLTRKSGLSTSQIDSSEYVSNEMKLKANTASAYSGGGFTDHQKAEYRLNLFTNQKDNTQAKFAATRSYIESPPETPPHHKLSDAAVLKTAQTKNDWIQEWARNARARSLASETSKTRIHSDASQAALMTRSYTCASDTAAADSLTDDSIYNNKQCISAAKLNRSLAERYRLSGECDYSSDPTLSSGAYSSSGQLAEGICKPPKSPSKIPSPLHSIGRTRSASRTRAPLQNVLLHGGVGDEESDIYLQKTAAAINNLQQSLSRKNSLKSPPTTHSSASPRAHSARSHAHSSALYSPPDDCGSPQHGLGSPTSAASGSAYHHSPLHRRVAANDPYGRNAQNLQLMTSSFNEQQLKLLTSGEYLSRQMRARKNSFDGNIGNSPARRAAAVAAANAQAQAQAGQSGQESPLRRSSSFSAKIVTTQRAARPQFSNIYTPPAARHNYSLVGGGDGQSAAAVAGSNSSIIKKSASSNNFRQAIGDYDENFQYYINDEDDIGEEYYSSGAEEVEEEEEDNEHYYQHEDDVQAEVGNTSAVPLSNTRLNKALLMRIERSKQRVSGGVSSGASKPSSAPVSKLQQQQGGSCGVMACPNTPELPRRGIRSAPRSGGGAATARQSVPRDTSLSRLASQVPNSLASAKKQLLQTAAAVPSTTKLTNQRVQPKYLDISKYKPVQGNNFLRKNESKSTLKTSTLAGDVMKRSPSSSSMGLSRADPTRTSNRSVRSVASCMTTSGTTLGGGGGGGVGVGRASSAVRRDQSVTKQKEAEMAMWKRRSTYDPMKAAAEDRRKKEEAKRMAITKNIGEMPCESATRTPPPPFKQQLSLDEQWTEYGEEECV